The following coding sequences lie in one Bemisia tabaci unplaced genomic scaffold, PGI_BMITA_v3 genomic window:
- the LOC109039327 gene encoding UDP-glycosyltransferase UGT5 encodes MRPTWSWVILSLLAIVQGSVGFKALFLFPFPAKSHFGSLSPLAEELARRGHQVTVVTHFPKKNALYKEIIMDSTEFHKQFNDNNVNMTELGTANPLISRAFLYTMFNKFAELSVSAKEMQELISSKEEFDVIAGEVSFFQPSLLAFAHRFQAPFVDLSPATPFTHVSSFMGNPFSFSYIPDSLLTLSDSMSFLERLENTVNGLWDLAWFNWYFVPAQDAIIKKHFKYPGVEKIPSVSELIKNISLSLVNSHFSIGYSRPFSPNMVEIAGMHLKPVQKLPKDLQGFMDAAENGVVYFSLGSVVKEEDIGEGRLLAIADALKRLKQRVIVKVGAAAAKYFEGAKNLHILSWAPQQEILAHPKLLVFITHGGYNSLIEATRAGVPVLGLPVFGDQPRNIRFYETRGIGKGLDLGFTADQFYDSIMHIITTPSYRENAKEISRRTQDRPMSPLDTAVFWVEYVVRHKGAHHLKPVSANLPLYQYALLDIIVVSLLAVFLVYKLICKLYRLLCGTKKTKKEGVIKKTN; translated from the exons ATGCGACCAACATGGAGCTGGGTCATCTTGTCACTCCTTGCGATTGTCCAAGGATCCGTTGGATTCAAGGCTCTCTTCCTATTCCCATTTCCGGCGAAAAGTCATTTTGGTTCTCTCAGCCCCCTCGCCGAGGAACTTGCCCGAAGAGGCCACCAAGTCACAGTTGTTACGCACTTCCCGAAAAAGAACGCACTCTACAAGGAAATTATCATGGACTCCACGGAGTTTCACAAGCAATTTAACGACAATA ATGTAAATATGACAGAACTGGGGACCGCAAATCCGCTGATCTCTCGAGCCTTCTTGTACACCATGTTCAATAAATTCGCAGAGTTGAGCGTCTCGGCAAAGGAAATGCAGGAACTCATATCCTCTAAAGAAGAGTTTGACGTCATCGCGGGGGAGGTCAGCTTCTTCCAGCCTTCTCTCCTCGCTTTCGCTCATAGGTTCCAAGCACCCTTCGTTGACCTCTCTCCTGCAACCCCTTTTACACACGTGTCTAGTTTCATGG GTAATCCATTTTCCTTCTCTTACATTCCGGACAGCTTACTAACACTGAGTGATAGTATGAGTTTCCTCGAGAGACTGGAAAACACAGTAAATGGTTTATGGGATTTGGCGTGGTTCAACTGGTATTTCGTCCCTGCTCAAGATGCCATTATCAAAAAGCACTTCAAGTATCCGGGAGTGGAAAAAATACCCTCCGTGTCGGAACTGATCAAGAATATCTCCTTGTCACTAGTCAACTCTCACTTTTCTATTGGTTACTCGCGACCATTCTCTCCGAACATGGTCGAGATAGCAGGGATGCATTTAAAACCGGTTCAAAAATTACCTAAG GATTTACAAGGATTTATGGATGCAGCCGAAAATGGAGTCGTTTACTTCAGTTTGGGTTCGGTTGTGAAGGAGGAGGACATTGGAGAGGGCAGACTTTTAGCTATTGCTGACGCCCTGAAAAGGCTTAAACAGCGGGTCATTGTTAAAGTAGGAGCTGCGGCTGCAAAGTATTTTGAGGGCGCCAAAAATTTGCACATCCTATCTTGGGCACCGCAACAGGAAATATTAG CTCATCCCAAGTTGCTCGTTTTCATAACCCATGGTGGCTACAACAGCTTGATCGAGGCAACCCGAGCGGGCGTCCCGGTACTGGGTCTTCCTGTGTTCGGAGATCAGCCGAGAAACATTCGATTCTACGAGACCCGGGGTATAGGCAAAGGACTGGACCTTGGCTTCACAGCCGATCAGTTTTATGACTCCATCATGCATATCATCACCACGCCCTC TTACAGAGAAAATGCGAAGGAAATTTCTAGAAGGACACAGGATCGACCGATGAGTCCACTGGACACCGCTGTTTTTTGGGTGGAGTATGTTGTGCGACACAAAGGGGCCCACCACTTAAAACCAGTCTCTGCCAATTTACCCCTCTACCAGTATGCACTGTTGGACATCATTGTTGTCTCACTCCTGGCAGTTTTCCTTGTTTATAAATTAATTTGTAAACTGTATCGACTACTGTGTGGCAccaaaaagacgaaaaaagaaGGTGTCATAAAGAAGACTAATTGA